A single window of Gammaproteobacteria bacterium DNA harbors:
- a CDS encoding alpha/beta fold hydrolase, translated as MKSQRLRFRNSHGIDLAARLDLPVAGAPAAYALFSHCFTCNKDYKLIRQVSRAMTERGIAVLCLDFTGLGESGGRFEDSNFSTGIADVIAASGFLAESRQPPALLVGHSLGGTVMLAAAAELPAVRAVATINAPFEPVHIFHHFRAIEERIEREGAAEAVIGGKAYWITRQLLHDLRGRRMEATIHDLDAALLVLHAPLDETVGIENAGRIFAAARHSKSFVALDRADHLLSREGDARYAGQVIVTWASRYLEPSIEPEGI; from the coding sequence ATGAAGTCGCAGCGGCTGAGATTCAGGAATTCCCACGGGATTGACCTGGCGGCGCGGCTTGATCTGCCCGTGGCCGGCGCGCCCGCGGCCTACGCCCTGTTCAGCCACTGCTTCACCTGCAACAAGGATTACAAATTGATCCGCCAGGTCTCGCGCGCCATGACGGAGCGCGGGATCGCGGTGCTGTGTCTGGATTTCACCGGACTGGGGGAGAGTGGCGGCAGATTCGAGGACAGCAATTTCAGCACCGGTATCGCCGATGTGATCGCCGCCTCCGGGTTTCTCGCTGAGTCCCGGCAGCCGCCCGCCCTGCTGGTCGGGCATTCACTGGGTGGCACGGTGATGCTGGCGGCGGCCGCGGAACTGCCGGCCGTGCGCGCGGTGGCGACCATCAATGCCCCATTCGAGCCGGTCCACATATTCCACCATTTCCGGGCGATCGAGGAGCGAATCGAGAGGGAAGGCGCGGCCGAGGCCGTGATCGGTGGCAAGGCCTATTGGATCACCCGTCAACTGCTGCACGATCTGCGCGGGCGTCGGATGGAGGCCACGATCCATGACCTCGACGCCGCGCTGCTCGTTTTGCACGCGCCGCTCGACGAGACGGTGGGTATCGAAAACGCCGGGCGAATCTTCGCGGCGGCGCGTCACTCCAAGAGCTTTGTGGCCCTGGATCGCGCCGATCATCTGCTCTCGCGGGAGGGAGATGCGCGCTACGCCGGCCAGGTGATCGTAACATGGGCGTCGCGCTATCTCGAGCCCAGCATCGAGCCGGAGGGCATATGA
- a CDS encoding DnaJ domain-containing protein, with protein sequence MLLKLLAAAAFLFLILFAIRWFSRTPPQNISRLLRRLPFYLGAALFLFLAVRGHLHWLFAAIGALLAFLPRLVPLLQYVPLLRRLYQRYQTGQNTGAGARAGGASRVESRYVRMELDHASGAIDGVILAGTFTGMRLSELSLAQAIGLWRECRVQDEDSARLIEAYLDREHGADWRAQAGTESSGGGPTPGGAMTRGEAYEILGLESGASDQEIITAHRRLMQKFHPDRGGSDYLAARINQAKDVLLGNKSSRTKD encoded by the coding sequence ATGCTGTTGAAACTGCTCGCCGCCGCGGCGTTCCTGTTCCTGATACTCTTCGCAATCCGCTGGTTCTCCCGCACCCCGCCGCAGAATATCAGCCGCCTGCTGCGCCGTCTTCCGTTCTATCTGGGTGCCGCCCTGTTCCTCTTCCTCGCCGTACGGGGTCACCTCCACTGGCTGTTCGCCGCGATCGGCGCCTTGCTGGCCTTCCTGCCGCGACTGGTCCCGCTGCTGCAATACGTGCCGCTGCTGCGACGCCTCTATCAGCGCTATCAGACCGGACAGAACACCGGGGCGGGCGCGCGCGCGGGCGGGGCCTCCCGTGTCGAAAGCCGTTACGTGCGCATGGAGCTCGATCACGCCAGCGGCGCAATCGACGGCGTGATCCTGGCGGGCACGTTCACGGGCATGCGCCTGAGCGAACTCTCGCTGGCGCAGGCGATCGGATTATGGCGGGAATGCCGGGTCCAGGACGAAGACTCCGCCCGCCTGATTGAGGCTTATCTGGACCGCGAGCATGGCGCAGACTGGCGCGCGCAGGCCGGCACGGAATCCTCCGGCGGCGGCCCGACTCCCGGCGGCGCCATGACGCGCGGTGAGGCTTACGAGATCCTCGGCCTGGAATCCGGCGCGAGCGACCAGGAGATCATTACCGCCCACCGCCGCCTGATGCAGAAGTTCCATCCCGACCGCGGCGGTTCGGACTACCTCGCCGCGCGCATCAATCAGGCGAAGGATGTACTGCTGGGAAACAAGAGTTCGAGGACTAAGGACTGA
- the mtnC gene encoding acireductone synthase yields the protein MIRAVLTDIEGTTTSLSFVKDVLFPYARRHIDRYVREHAGEPQVAALLDEARREMGVPDAALDAVIAQLIDWIDRDRKVTPLKALQGLIWEAGYAAGDFTGHVYKDAAAALRDWQRSGVRLYVYSSGSVHAQKLLFAHTEYGDLTPLFSGYFDTRVGHKAESASYRHIAAQVGAAPETILFLSDIVAELDAAREAGMRTCQLVRAGEIDPAPAHRQVRDFAQISL from the coding sequence ATGATCCGTGCGGTGCTGACAGACATCGAGGGCACGACCACGTCGCTCTCCTTCGTCAAGGATGTGCTGTTCCCTTACGCGCGGCGCCATATCGACCGTTATGTGCGCGAGCACGCGGGCGAGCCACAGGTCGCGGCCTTGCTCGACGAGGCGCGGCGCGAGATGGGCGTGCCCGATGCCGCCCTCGATGCGGTGATCGCGCAGCTCATCGACTGGATCGACCGCGACCGCAAGGTCACGCCGCTGAAGGCCCTGCAGGGCCTGATCTGGGAGGCGGGATATGCGGCCGGGGATTTCACCGGTCATGTCTACAAGGACGCCGCCGCTGCGCTGCGTGACTGGCAGCGCAGCGGCGTGAGGCTCTATGTCTATTCCTCCGGCTCGGTGCATGCGCAGAAACTGCTGTTCGCGCATACCGAATATGGAGACCTGACACCGCTGTTCAGCGGGTATTTCGACACCCGTGTCGGGCACAAGGCCGAGAGCGCATCCTATCGCCACATCGCCGCTCAGGTCGGCGCGGCGCCGGAGACTATCCTGTTCCTGTCCGACATCGTCGCCGAGCTCGATGCCGCCCGGGAGGCGGGCATGCGGACCTGCCAGCTGGTGCGGGCGGGGGAGATCGATCCGGCGCCGGCGCACCGGCAGGTGCGGGATTTCGCACAAATATCGCTTTAA
- a CDS encoding 1-acyl-sn-glycerol-3-phosphate acyltransferase, which translates to MTIPEPSSRQEPGEDRRPPENRLYGIYAHAVFWGTALLVWIAALILPTVDLRWRLIRRAIGVMARITGIRVRVRGLQHLLPPDQRCILIANHASYLDTPLLILALPYRFSFVAKAELRTNPAVHLFLRRIGTEFIERRNARNAARDLRALTELSRRGRSLFFFPEGTIRREPGLLPFRMGAFNTAADQDIPVVPIAIDGSRAILKDGERWPRPGEVFITVEPALHPGEFSGETPDKRQTAQALREAAHASIRRTLRIDQRTAGHGDPAAR; encoded by the coding sequence ATGACAATACCGGAGCCCAGCTCCAGACAGGAACCCGGTGAAGACCGACGCCCGCCGGAAAACCGGCTCTATGGGATCTACGCCCACGCGGTGTTCTGGGGCACCGCCCTGCTCGTCTGGATCGCAGCCCTGATATTACCCACCGTCGATCTGCGCTGGCGTCTGATACGGCGCGCGATCGGCGTCATGGCAAGGATCACCGGCATACGCGTGCGCGTGCGCGGGCTGCAGCATCTCCTGCCGCCGGACCAGCGCTGTATCCTGATCGCCAACCATGCCAGCTATCTCGATACGCCCCTGCTGATACTCGCCCTGCCGTATCGATTCAGCTTCGTTGCCAAGGCCGAGCTGCGCACCAACCCAGCCGTCCATCTGTTCCTGCGCCGCATCGGAACCGAGTTCATCGAGCGCCGGAACGCCCGCAACGCGGCCCGCGACCTGCGCGCGCTCACGGAACTCTCGCGCCGGGGTCGCTCGCTGTTCTTCTTTCCAGAGGGAACCATTCGACGCGAACCCGGACTGCTGCCGTTCCGCATGGGGGCGTTCAATACCGCCGCGGATCAGGATATCCCTGTCGTACCGATTGCGATCGACGGCAGCCGCGCCATATTGAAGGACGGGGAGCGCTGGCCGCGCCCGGGCGAGGTCTTCATCACCGTCGAACCTGCGTTGCATCCCGGCGAATTCAGCGGGGAAACCCCGGACAAGCGCCAGACCGCGCAGGCCTTGCGCGAGGCCGCCCACGCGTCGATCCGGAGAACATTGCGGATAGATCAGCGCACCGCGGGACACGGGGACCCGGCGGCGCGCTGA
- a CDS encoding c-type cytochrome → MNVRHLILSLAAAAATVVSVQASAAMGKDEGLALAQQSGCLACHSIEKKVVGPAWQDVAARYKGNAGARDALIAKVKAGGKGNWTEVTGGVPMPPYSPRVSDDNIAALVDFVLSL, encoded by the coding sequence ATGAATGTACGACATCTGATCCTGAGCCTGGCCGCGGCGGCGGCGACCGTCGTCTCCGTCCAGGCCTCGGCGGCGATGGGCAAGGACGAGGGGCTGGCGCTGGCGCAACAGAGCGGCTGCCTCGCCTGCCACAGCATCGAGAAAAAGGTGGTTGGCCCGGCCTGGCAGGATGTCGCCGCGCGCTACAAGGGCAATGCGGGTGCCCGTGACGCGCTGATCGCCAAGGTCAAGGCCGGCGGCAAGGGCAACTGGACCGAGGTGACTGGCGGCGTGCCGATGCCTCCCTACAGCCCGCGCGTATCGGATGACAACATCGCCGCGCTGGTCGACTTCGTGTTGTCGCTGTAA
- a CDS encoding Rdx family protein, which produces MGKPRVVVEYCCRCGFMLRAAWVAQELLKTFEDEIVEVALRPDSGGIFAIRLDETLLFSNKVEGRFPEMRELRERLAAALGSDKRFGHRTPEDEA; this is translated from the coding sequence ATGGGAAAACCGAGAGTGGTGGTGGAATACTGCTGCCGTTGCGGCTTCATGCTGCGGGCCGCCTGGGTCGCGCAGGAACTGTTGAAGACCTTCGAGGACGAGATCGTCGAGGTGGCCCTGAGGCCCGACAGCGGCGGGATATTCGCCATCCGGCTCGACGAAACCTTGCTGTTCTCCAACAAGGTGGAAGGCCGTTTCCCGGAGATGCGGGAGCTGCGGGAGCGGCTCGCGGCGGCGCTCGGCAGCGACAAGCGCTTCGGCCACCGGACGCCCGAGGACGAGGCCTAG
- a CDS encoding CopD family protein: protein MVSLALIVHMLAAVVWVGGMFFAWMILRPIAADQLEPPQRLKLWSGVFARFFPWVWVAIIALPVTGLFLAYRLFGGLGGSPLFVHLMLALGTAMVLIYLHVFFAPYRRLRAAVTAQDWAAGGKALGAIRKLVGFNLLLGILLLAGVAGGRFLA, encoded by the coding sequence ATGGTTTCATTAGCGCTGATTGTGCATATGCTGGCGGCGGTGGTCTGGGTCGGGGGGATGTTTTTCGCCTGGATGATCCTGCGGCCGATCGCGGCAGACCAACTGGAGCCGCCGCAGCGGCTCAAATTGTGGAGCGGAGTCTTCGCGCGCTTCTTTCCCTGGGTCTGGGTCGCCATCATCGCGCTGCCGGTGACTGGGCTGTTTCTGGCTTACCGGCTTTTCGGCGGCCTCGGCGGCAGCCCGCTGTTCGTGCATCTGATGCTGGCGCTGGGGACGGCGATGGTGCTGATCTATCTTCATGTCTTTTTCGCGCCGTATCGGCGCCTGCGCGCGGCGGTCACGGCGCAGGACTGGGCCGCCGGTGGCAAGGCCCTGGGTGCCATCCGGAAGCTTGTCGGCTTCAATCTGCTGCTCGGTATCCTGCTGCTGGCGGGTGTGGCCGGCGGACGTTTCCTGGCCTGA
- a CDS encoding DUF503 domain-containing protein codes for MSATATVHVVLLTFDLMIPFSHSLKDKRRVIKSLKDRVRARFNAAVAEIGYLEEWQRSRIGVALLGNDAKHLEQGVSAIGRLIEHITDIELLNVSQEWL; via the coding sequence ATGTCCGCCACGGCCACCGTCCATGTCGTCCTGCTGACCTTCGATCTGATGATCCCGTTCTCGCACTCGCTCAAGGACAAGCGACGGGTGATCAAGAGCCTGAAGGATCGTGTGCGCGCCCGTTTCAACGCGGCCGTCGCCGAGATCGGTTATCTGGAGGAGTGGCAGCGTTCGCGGATCGGCGTGGCACTGCTCGGCAACGATGCCAAGCATCTCGAGCAGGGGGTCAGCGCGATCGGCCGTCTGATCGAGCACATTACGGATATCGAACTGCTGAACGTGAGCCAGGAATGGTTGTGA
- a CDS encoding cupin, protein MSMLRIYDEQARELERHCRHEDIASRLQEIGVAFERWEASRPLAASATQEEVLAAYRTQVDRLNTEYGFTTVDVVSLRPDHPDRAAMRGKFLNEHTHDDFEVRFFVEGKGIFYLHASDKVHAILCERGDLISVPDGTRHWFDMGTAPDFKCIRFFTRPEGWVGNFTGSDIAQRFPTFDNLVRAAA, encoded by the coding sequence ATGAGCATGCTGAGGATCTACGACGAACAGGCGCGCGAGCTCGAGCGGCATTGCCGCCATGAGGACATCGCATCCCGCCTGCAGGAGATCGGCGTGGCGTTCGAGCGCTGGGAAGCCAGCCGACCCCTGGCCGCGTCGGCGACACAGGAGGAGGTGCTCGCCGCCTACCGGACGCAGGTCGACCGGCTCAACACCGAGTACGGCTTCACCACGGTGGACGTGGTCAGCCTGCGCCCCGACCACCCGGATCGCGCGGCGATGCGCGGCAAGTTCCTCAATGAGCACACCCATGACGACTTCGAGGTGCGCTTCTTCGTCGAGGGCAAGGGGATCTTCTACCTGCATGCCTCTGACAAAGTGCATGCGATCCTGTGCGAGCGGGGCGATCTGATCAGCGTGCCCGATGGCACGCGCCACTGGTTCGACATGGGCACGGCGCCGGATTTCAAGTGCATCCGCTTCTTCACGAGGCCGGAGGGCTGGGTGGGAAATTTCACCGGCAGTGACATCGCGCAGCGTTTCCCGACCTTCGACAATCTGGTGCGCGCCGCCGCATGA
- the rlmD gene encoding 23S rRNA (uracil(1939)-C(5))-methyltransferase RlmD — MSRKRLPRGAPGTETEPRLARIDTLNDDGRGVARVDGKVTFIDGALPGELVTYRVLKGKRNFDQGELAEIVEPSPHRVTPACEYFGICGGCSLQHLDAAAQIVEKEQVLRDKLRQFGAVEPEGWLPPLTGPVWGYRRSARLGVRNVPKKGGIIVGFRERRSSYLTPLRDCQTLDPRVARLLPALIDLISGISRNDRLPQIEAACGDDEVALVFRHLEPLTPADLARIAAFGRDHGVRVYLQPQGPESVIALEPADPAPLVYHLPEFEVAIHFRPADFIQVNAGINRGMVAQAIALLDPRPDERVLDLFCGLGNFTLPLARRAAHVTGVEAERRLVLGARDNAARNGIDNVEFRQVDLYDEAQARDFWAGVAFDKLLIDPPRSGAMEVLKLLPESGPRRLVYVSCNPATLARDGEYLVNSRGYRLTRIGVMDMFPHTNHVESIAVFEP, encoded by the coding sequence ATGAGCAGAAAAAGACTCCCACGGGGGGCGCCCGGGACGGAGACGGAGCCGCGGCTGGCACGGATTGATACGCTGAATGACGACGGCCGCGGCGTGGCGCGCGTCGACGGCAAGGTCACCTTCATCGACGGCGCCCTGCCGGGTGAGCTGGTCACATACCGGGTGCTCAAAGGCAAGCGCAATTTCGACCAGGGCGAACTCGCGGAGATCGTCGAGCCCTCACCGCACCGTGTCACGCCCGCCTGCGAATATTTCGGTATCTGCGGCGGCTGCAGCCTGCAGCACCTCGATGCGGCGGCACAGATCGTGGAAAAGGAGCAGGTCCTGCGCGACAAGCTGCGTCAGTTCGGCGCTGTCGAGCCGGAGGGCTGGCTGCCACCGCTGACCGGGCCGGTCTGGGGGTATCGACGCAGCGCGCGCCTCGGCGTGCGCAATGTGCCGAAGAAGGGCGGCATCATCGTCGGGTTCCGCGAACGACGCAGCTCGTATCTGACGCCGCTGCGCGACTGCCAAACCCTCGACCCGCGCGTGGCACGCCTGTTGCCCGCGTTGATCGATCTGATCAGCGGCATCTCCCGCAATGACCGGCTGCCGCAGATTGAGGCGGCCTGTGGCGACGACGAGGTGGCGCTGGTGTTCCGCCATCTCGAGCCGCTCACGCCCGCCGATCTCGCCCGTATCGCCGCCTTCGGGCGCGACCACGGCGTTCGCGTTTATCTGCAGCCGCAGGGGCCGGAGAGCGTGATCGCCCTGGAACCCGCCGATCCGGCGCCGCTTGTCTACCACCTGCCGGAGTTCGAGGTCGCCATCCATTTCCGGCCAGCCGACTTCATCCAGGTCAATGCCGGGATCAACCGCGGGATGGTGGCGCAGGCCATCGCACTGCTCGACCCACGGCCGGACGAGCGCGTCCTCGACCTGTTCTGCGGTTTGGGCAATTTCACGCTCCCGCTCGCGCGTCGCGCCGCGCATGTGACCGGTGTTGAAGCCGAACGCAGGCTGGTGCTCGGCGCGCGCGACAATGCCGCGCGCAACGGTATCGACAACGTTGAATTCCGCCAGGTGGATCTCTATGACGAGGCCCAGGCGCGCGACTTCTGGGCCGGCGTGGCGTTCGACAAGCTGCTCATCGATCCGCCGCGCAGCGGGGCGATGGAGGTGCTCAAGCTGCTGCCGGAGTCCGGTCCGCGCCGGCTGGTCTACGTCTCCTGCAACCCGGCCACGCTGGCACGCGACGGTGAATATCTGGTCAACTCGCGCGGCTATCGCCTGACCCGGATCGGCGTGATGGACATGTTTCCCCACACCAATCACGTCGAATCCATCGCGGTATTCGAGCCTTAG
- a CDS encoding GHKL domain-containing protein — MTLSLNLRLLLAASIVLAAFFGVTGLVLDGLYFRTAQETLQERLQSYAYSLIAAAELDEKGAVQLAHPTIADERFFRLDSRIYARIVRNDARYLWRSPSSFSVDPPFPSGFERTQRAFTPMTLPDGNDLLGFSTGVAWSGATPREQVYTVNVAEDLTDFNAQIRSFRRTLWGGLGVVAIVLLAVQGAVLRWGLAPLRRVAQDLVAIEDGRKQQLDEDYPRELSPLTTNLNSLVRGERERRERYRHALDDLAHSLKTPLAVLRGAAEGNAMPETLDTAVQTQVDRMAEIVDYQLRRASTSGRRVMEAAVPVAPVARKVVDALDKAYRDKQVRCSVVLGPELRFSGDEGDLMEILGNLLDNAYKWCRREVRLSVSPVAADENGAPAIELRIEDDGPGVPEAMGERLFERGARADIGREGHGIGLAVVRDIVRVYGGTVTLGRGRELGGAEIIATL; from the coding sequence GTGACGCTGTCACTCAATCTCCGCCTGCTCCTGGCCGCAAGCATCGTGCTCGCCGCGTTCTTCGGCGTCACCGGCCTGGTGCTCGACGGACTGTATTTCCGGACGGCGCAGGAGACGCTGCAGGAGCGCCTGCAGTCCTATGCCTATTCGCTGATCGCCGCGGCGGAGCTCGACGAGAAGGGTGCGGTGCAATTGGCGCATCCGACCATCGCCGATGAACGTTTCTTCCGGCTGGATTCACGCATCTATGCGCGCATCGTGCGCAACGACGCGCGTTACCTGTGGCGTTCGCCCTCGAGTTTCTCCGTCGACCCGCCGTTCCCGTCCGGATTCGAACGTACCCAGCGCGCCTTTACCCCTATGACCCTGCCGGACGGCAACGATCTGCTGGGTTTCAGCACCGGCGTCGCCTGGAGCGGCGCGACGCCGCGCGAGCAGGTCTATACGGTCAACGTCGCCGAGGATCTCACCGATTTCAATGCGCAGATCCGCAGTTTCCGTCGCACCTTGTGGGGAGGACTCGGGGTCGTCGCCATCGTGCTGCTCGCGGTGCAGGGCGCGGTGCTGCGCTGGGGGCTGGCGCCGCTGCGGCGCGTGGCCCAGGATCTCGTCGCCATCGAGGACGGCAGGAAACAGCAGCTCGACGAGGATTATCCGCGCGAACTGTCGCCGTTGACGACCAATCTCAATTCGCTGGTGCGCGGGGAGCGGGAGCGGCGCGAGCGCTATCGCCATGCGCTCGACGACCTGGCCCACAGCCTGAAGACGCCGCTCGCCGTGCTGCGTGGGGCCGCCGAGGGCAATGCCATGCCGGAGACGCTGGACACCGCGGTGCAAACACAGGTCGATCGCATGGCGGAGATCGTGGATTATCAGTTGCGCCGCGCCTCGACCTCGGGCCGTCGCGTGATGGAGGCCGCCGTACCGGTCGCCCCCGTCGCGCGCAAGGTGGTGGACGCGCTCGACAAGGCCTATCGCGACAAGCAGGTGCGTTGCAGCGTCGTGCTCGGTCCCGAGCTCCGTTTCAGCGGGGACGAGGGCGATCTGATGGAGATCCTGGGCAACCTGCTCGACAATGCCTATAAATGGTGCCGGCGTGAGGTGAGGCTGAGCGTCAGCCCGGTGGCCGCGGATGAAAACGGCGCGCCCGCTATCGAGCTCCGCATCGAGGACGACGGTCCCGGGGTGCCCGAGGCCATGGGCGAGCGCCTGTTCGAACGCGGCGCACGGGCGGACATCGGCCGCGAGGGCCATGGCATCGGTCTGGCCGTCGTGCGTGACATCGTGCGCGTCTATGGTGGCACGGTAACGTTGGGGCGGGGCAGGGAACTGGGCGGAGCAGAGATCATTGCAACTCTGTAA
- a CDS encoding NUDIX hydrolase → MKVFQGRIVDVEVGSAELPDGGRLELEIVRHPGGAAVVALDERMRVCLLRQYRPVAEAWLWELPAGKIDAGEPPFETARRELAEEAGLAATQWLELGSIISSPGVFTERVYLYLARGLSPVPAAPEPGELLEPHWVPMPDALARARTGDIEDAKTLIGLFRAAALLDIR, encoded by the coding sequence ATGAAGGTTTTTCAGGGTCGCATCGTGGACGTCGAGGTCGGTAGCGCCGAACTGCCGGACGGTGGCAGGCTGGAGCTGGAGATCGTGCGCCACCCCGGCGGCGCGGCGGTGGTGGCCTTGGACGAGCGGATGCGGGTATGTCTGCTGCGCCAGTACCGTCCGGTGGCGGAAGCGTGGCTGTGGGAACTGCCGGCGGGCAAGATCGATGCCGGTGAGCCCCCGTTCGAGACCGCGCGACGCGAACTGGCGGAGGAAGCCGGGCTGGCCGCAACGCAGTGGTTGGAACTCGGCAGCATCATCAGCTCGCCGGGGGTGTTCACCGAACGCGTGTATCTGTATCTGGCGCGCGGGCTCTCGCCGGTGCCGGCGGCGCCGGAACCCGGTGAGCTGCTGGAACCGCACTGGGTTCCGATGCCCGACGCGCTGGCGCGGGCCCGCACGGGGGATATCGAGGACGCCAAGACACTTATCGGGCTGTTCCGCGCGGCCGCATTGCTCGACATTCGTTGA
- a CDS encoding methylthioribulose 1-phosphate dehydratase yields MANGFEAAAAELVRVGRMAAERGWVPATSGNFSLRLGNDEAAITVSGAHKGELSADRIMRVDLQGRPREDKRPSAETLLHVQLYRRDPDVRAVFHTHSVGGTVLSRLAGEELVLAGFEVMKAFAGVDTHETTLRIPVFANDQDMTRLATRVAAFLDGDNPVPGYLIAGHGLYTWGRSTAEALRHLEAFEFLFQCDLEMRRIPPR; encoded by the coding sequence ATGGCAAACGGTTTTGAAGCGGCCGCGGCCGAGTTGGTGCGGGTCGGGCGAATGGCCGCGGAGCGGGGCTGGGTGCCCGCCACGAGCGGAAATTTTTCCCTGCGCCTGGGCAATGACGAGGCGGCGATCACCGTGTCCGGCGCGCACAAGGGTGAGTTGAGCGCGGACCGCATCATGCGTGTCGACCTGCAGGGGCGGCCGCGGGAAGACAAGCGCCCGTCGGCGGAGACACTGCTCCATGTGCAGCTTTATCGGCGCGATCCGGACGTGCGCGCCGTGTTTCATACCCATTCGGTGGGTGGCACCGTGCTGTCGCGGCTGGCGGGTGAGGAACTGGTTCTCGCCGGCTTCGAAGTGATGAAGGCCTTTGCCGGCGTCGACACCCACGAGACGACGCTGCGGATTCCGGTCTTCGCCAACGATCAGGACATGACGCGCCTGGCAACGCGGGTCGCGGCCTTTCTGGACGGCGACAATCCGGTGCCGGGATATCTTATTGCCGGGCACGGGCTGTACACCTGGGGACGCTCGACGGCCGAGGCCTTGCGTCACCTCGAGGCCTTTGAATTCCTGTTTCAATGCGATCTGGAGATGAGGAGGATACCCCCCCGATGA
- a CDS encoding response regulator transcription factor, with translation MRVLLVEDEADLRRQLSDRLHEDGWAVDAAADGEEGLYLGREYPFDVAVVDLGLPKLTGMELIRRLRSEQRRFPILILTARGRWQDKVEGLDAGADDYLVKPFHVEELLARLKALIRRSAGWTRPVLECGPIRLDTAAKTVAVEGEPVELTTFEYRVLEQLMLRPGEVLSKTELSEHLYDQDSDRDSNVIEVFIGRLRRKLDPAERYHPIDTVRGQGYRFALKPDSA, from the coding sequence ATGAGGGTACTGCTCGTTGAGGACGAGGCGGATCTGCGCCGGCAGCTCAGTGATCGCCTGCACGAGGACGGCTGGGCGGTGGATGCCGCGGCGGACGGGGAGGAGGGACTCTATCTCGGGCGTGAATATCCCTTCGATGTGGCGGTGGTGGACCTCGGCCTGCCGAAGCTCACCGGCATGGAACTGATCCGCCGCCTGCGTTCGGAGCAGCGGCGGTTTCCGATCCTGATCCTGACCGCGCGCGGCCGCTGGCAGGACAAGGTCGAGGGCCTGGATGCCGGCGCCGACGATTATCTGGTCAAGCCGTTCCACGTCGAGGAGCTGCTGGCGCGGCTGAAGGCCCTGATTCGACGCAGCGCCGGCTGGACCCGGCCCGTGCTGGAGTGCGGCCCGATCCGGCTCGACACCGCGGCCAAGACGGTCGCGGTGGAGGGCGAGCCGGTCGAGCTTACGACCTTCGAATACCGCGTTCTGGAACAGCTCATGCTGCGCCCGGGCGAGGTGCTTTCCAAGACCGAGCTCAGCGAGCATCTCTATGACCAGGACTCCGACCGTGACAGCAACGTCATTGAGGTCTTCATCGGGCGCTTGCGTCGCAAGCTCGATCCGGCCGAGCGTTATCATCCGATCGACACCGTACGCGGCCAGGGTTACCGGTTCGCCCTGAAACCGGATTCCGCGTGA